The proteins below come from a single Melospiza georgiana isolate bMelGeo1 chromosome 4, bMelGeo1.pri, whole genome shotgun sequence genomic window:
- the LOC131083232 gene encoding tumor necrosis factor receptor superfamily member 13C-like, producing the protein MQELGSRSHSAMSSSGKAAIAPSCLSYECFDALTKSCIKCSDLFQDNTTEPTLAPTLSSTFLIFGVPVLVGLILVVAAVFVFRACKEGKQRRKRKAADEEDKENIETASPLPSQDSAMPEGDGALNPAPCLHLAGSLKMLGPPRKARAKQGPCCQGDADGDIVLLSAVYPRPEECSHSFPLPATELGATALVTTKTTQNCAREETV; encoded by the exons ccccctcctgcctctcctaCGAGTGCTTCGACGCCCTGACCAAGTCGTGCATCAAGTGCTCCGACCTGTTCCAGGACAACACAA CAGAGCCTACCCTGGCACCCACCCTGAGCAGCACCTTCCTGATCTTCGGGGTCCCGGTGCTGGTGGGGCTCATCCTGGTTGTGGCTGCCGTCTTTGTCTTCCGGGCCTGTaaggagggaaagcagaggagaaagaggaaggcAGCAGATGAAGAGGACAAAG AAAACATAGAGACCgccagccccctgcccagccaggacTCTGCCATGCCAGAGGGAGATGGAGCCCTGAACCCAGCCCCATGCCTGCATCTTGCTGGGAGCCTGAAGATGCTGGGGCCACCCAGGAAAGCCAGGGCAAAGCAGGGGCCGTGCTGCCAGGGCGATGCTGATGGTGACATCGTTCTGCTCTCCGCCGTGTACCCCCGGCCTGAGGaatgcagccacagcttcccgCTGCCCGCCACTGAGCTGGGAGCCACAGCGCTGGTCACcaccaaaaccacccagaacTGTGCCAGAGAGGAGACAGTCTGA